In the Aliarcobacter cryaerophilus genome, one interval contains:
- a CDS encoding ModE family transcriptional regulator — protein MSSIDDKLDFNLSDEQKRIVFENLDENKKLSCLKAFKVAKKIKVQAKDMSAITKFLGIKITDCELGVFGSLDFLAKDEEIYNRLKSIYKEQKIPCECLWQEAKNSSLKIVGSTVKNSDIEVSYCQLGCFREKKGLKSGNQS, from the coding sequence ATGTCTAGTATTGATGATAAATTAGATTTTAATTTGAGTGATGAGCAAAAAAGAATAGTTTTTGAAAATCTTGATGAGAATAAAAAACTATCTTGTTTAAAGGCATTTAAAGTAGCTAAAAAGATAAAAGTTCAAGCTAAAGATATGAGTGCGATTACAAAATTTTTGGGGATTAAAATAACAGATTGTGAGCTTGGAGTATTTGGCTCTTTAGATTTCTTAGCTAAAGATGAAGAGATTTATAATAGATTAAAAAGCATTTATAAAGAGCAAAAAATTCCTTGTGAATGTTTGTGGCAAGAAGCAAAAAACTCATCTTTAAAAATAGTTGGATCAACTGTTAAAAACTCTGATATTGAAGTAAGTTATTGCCAACTGGGATGTTTTAGAGAGAAAAAAGGGCTTAAAAGTGGAAATCAAAGTTAA
- a CDS encoding winged helix-turn-helix domain-containing protein, with amino-acid sequence MEIKVKIWIEDNKQNLIFGSGKTEILKEIEKTGSISDASKNLNMNYKKTWSHIKILEEFIEDSLVVTKKGRAVDSGSQLTTKAKELIELYEILDKDIKEYSKKRFNELFLSENLIKIKDK; translated from the coding sequence GTGGAAATCAAAGTTAAAATTTGGATTGAAGATAATAAGCAAAATCTTATTTTTGGAAGTGGAAAAACAGAGATTTTAAAAGAGATTGAAAAAACAGGTTCAATTAGTGATGCTTCAAAAAATTTAAATATGAACTATAAAAAAACTTGGAGTCATATAAAAATCCTTGAAGAGTTTATTGAAGATAGTTTAGTTGTTACAAAAAAAGGAAGAGCTGTTGATAGTGGATCTCAACTAACTACTAAAGCAAAAGAGCTGATAGAACTTTATGAGATTTTAGACAAAGATATAAAAGAGTATTCAAAAAAGAGATTTAATGAACTTTTTTTAAGTGAAAACTTAATAAAAATAAAGGATAAATAA
- a CDS encoding cysteine desulfurase: MYKLNFLQYKNMQNLHIKDSLSLNILSNNEDYSSLEDSFKKEFSFESLNYFSFCKSGFLSLLLQLNKKGKIAVSLGETQSLIDACEIFCSLGFDILYLDLNKDGSVNLDKLKDQKIDFLFISSYTVDTFYKNSLENVKQLIDAKIISNASASFDKNSDVIYFDSYKLTGFSTKSIILFNQNLFEEQAIFEKDGISLNNIFQSLKNQKFENSMKEIFKEKLENSLKDNLYYFIDNKNSLEYTLHFALKGIKARELIRTLALDEILISNGEGCSLGLSKPSRVIQAMGYDELTSRNAITLSFEKSYSISEIDKIVNLISKRYLQIKVLNKG; this comes from the coding sequence GTGTATAAACTAAACTTTTTGCAGTATAAAAATATGCAAAACTTGCATATTAAAGATAGTTTATCTTTGAATATTTTATCAAATAATGAAGATTATAGTAGTTTAGAAGATAGTTTTAAAAAAGAGTTTTCATTTGAAAGTTTAAACTACTTCTCTTTTTGTAAGAGTGGCTTTTTATCTCTATTACTTCAACTAAATAAAAAAGGAAAAATTGCAGTAAGTCTTGGAGAAACTCAAAGTTTAATTGATGCTTGTGAAATTTTTTGTTCTCTTGGATTTGATATTTTATATTTAGATTTAAATAAAGATGGAAGTGTTAATTTAGATAAATTAAAAGATCAAAAAATAGATTTTTTATTTATATCATCATATACAGTTGATACTTTTTATAAAAATAGTTTAGAAAATGTAAAACAACTAATAGATGCAAAAATTATCTCAAATGCAAGTGCCTCTTTCGATAAAAATAGTGATGTTATATATTTTGATTCATACAAACTAACTGGTTTTTCAACAAAATCAATAATACTTTTTAATCAAAATTTATTTGAAGAACAAGCTATTTTTGAAAAAGATGGAATTTCACTAAATAATATTTTTCAATCTTTGAAAAATCAAAAATTTGAAAATAGTATGAAAGAGATTTTTAAAGAAAAATTAGAAAATAGTTTAAAAGATAATCTTTACTATTTTATCGACAATAAAAATAGCTTAGAATATACACTACATTTTGCTCTTAAAGGTATAAAAGCAAGAGAGTTAATAAGAACTTTAGCTTTAGATGAAATTTTAATTTCAAATGGAGAGGGGTGTAGTTTAGGTTTATCAAAACCTTCAAGAGTTATTCAAGCTATGGGTTATGATGAACTTACTAGCAGAAACGCTATAACACTTAGTTTTGAAAAAAGCTATTCAATAAGTGAAATAGATAAAATTGTTAATCTTATTTCAAAAAGATATTTACAGATAAAAGTATTAAATAAAGGATAA
- a CDS encoding molybdopterin molybdotransferase MoeA: protein MFEKLNYLDFNEAIKKSFELTNTTLSSEFVSINFAINRVVSEDILCVKNLPAFDNSAMDGFAFKAIDAGQTLKIKRAIFAGDKDKSSDELLEKNECYKIMTGAKVPKDADTIIAIENCINVTEDSVTIPVDIKKGSNLRLEAEELKISDILIKKGEKINSSHIALLASQGVVMVEVYKQISIAVLSTGNELKEPWQKASNEEIYNCNSFAIIAQLNEKGFNATYCGVIPDNLEKSIDFINSLKKYDVIITSGGISMGDADFMAEAFLKNGLEVAFHGVNVKPGRPIMMGKMYSSLVICLPGNPLTAMVNINLFVIPMLKKLQGENAFYHGYIKAINQSSFKTKKGRVNLVLGRVQNGNFYVTDENKYGAGMITALYKSNSILVTNASTSNIESTQEVKILDLNGIYFEESTDILN from the coding sequence ATGTTTGAAAAATTAAACTATTTAGATTTTAATGAAGCAATTAAAAAGAGTTTTGAATTGACAAATACTACTTTAAGTAGTGAATTTGTTTCTATAAATTTTGCCATAAATAGAGTTGTAAGTGAAGATATTTTATGTGTAAAAAATCTTCCAGCTTTTGATAACTCTGCTATGGATGGATTTGCTTTTAAAGCAATTGATGCAGGACAAACTTTAAAAATAAAAAGAGCTATTTTTGCTGGTGATAAAGATAAAAGTAGTGATGAGTTACTTGAAAAAAATGAGTGTTACAAAATAATGACAGGCGCGAAGGTACCAAAAGATGCTGATACTATTATTGCTATTGAAAACTGTATAAATGTTACAGAAGATAGTGTAACTATACCTGTTGATATTAAAAAAGGTTCAAACTTAAGATTAGAAGCTGAAGAGTTAAAAATTAGTGATATTTTAATTAAAAAAGGAGAGAAAATAAACTCTTCTCATATTGCTTTACTTGCAAGCCAAGGAGTAGTTATGGTTGAAGTTTATAAGCAAATTTCAATTGCTGTTTTATCAACTGGAAATGAACTTAAAGAGCCATGGCAAAAAGCTTCAAACGAAGAGATATATAACTGCAACTCATTTGCAATTATTGCTCAACTAAATGAAAAAGGTTTTAATGCAACTTATTGTGGAGTTATTCCAGATAATTTAGAAAAATCAATAGATTTTATAAATAGTTTGAAAAAATATGATGTAATTATTACAAGTGGAGGTATCTCTATGGGAGATGCTGATTTTATGGCAGAAGCTTTTTTGAAAAATGGATTAGAAGTAGCTTTTCATGGTGTAAATGTAAAACCAGGTCGTCCTATAATGATGGGGAAAATGTATTCTTCTTTGGTAATTTGTCTTCCTGGAAATCCACTAACGGCAATGGTAAATATAAATCTATTTGTAATTCCAATGTTAAAAAAACTTCAAGGTGAAAATGCTTTTTATCACGGTTATATAAAAGCTATAAATCAAAGTAGTTTTAAAACAAAAAAAGGGAGGGTAAATCTAGTTTTAGGAAGAGTTCAAAATGGTAATTTTTATGTTACAGATGAGAATAAATATGGTGCTGGAATGATTACAGCTTTATATAAGAGTAATTCAATTTTGGTAACAAATGCTTCTACTTCAAATATAGAATCAACTCAAGAGGTAAAAATTCTTGATTTAAATGGTATTTATTTTGAAGAGAGTACAGATATTTTAAATTAA